The Malus domestica chromosome 10, GDT2T_hap1 nucleotide sequence caaagggctaaaaTGAGCCATCTGACCAGTCCTTGGTTAGAGATTGCCTTATAGTACCAAACACTTGTTTCGTATTAAAATAATCTTATCCGGTGTGTAATACGGCAAGTCAAATTAAAACATGCATCTCGTCTTTCAGAAACTCTCTTAGGAGCACGTGAGACTAACACCCCAAACCCCCGAATCCCCTTTTTATGCGTGAAATCGAAACATGCAATTGtcacctctttctctctctctctctctctctctcaagctgTCATGTCATGCAGAAAGAGAAACACAGGGAGTGCATGCAGATCCCAGGACCCATCACCACCGTCCAATCCAACCTATGTACTTCTCACTTACCCGGATCGTCCGATGCTCACCAACTGCATTCAACAGAACTCTGATTCAAATCAAAGCTCACGCCTTTAGCTTTCGTTGTTGACTGAGCTTCAGGATATAACAGAGAGCAGAAGAAgaaacggagagagagagagagagagagagaggaaatggCGGGAACGAGTGGGATTGGGAGTGGGAGGAGCGAGAGCGAGAAAGAGAAGACCAAGATGAGGGAGAGGCAGAGGAGGGCCATCACCACCAAAATCTTCCACGGTTTGCGCAAGCACGGCGGCTACCGCCTCTCTCCCCGCGGCGACATCAACGAGGTGCTCCGGCATCTCGCCACAGAGGCAGGCTGGCTCGTTGAACCCGACGGCACTACCTACCGCCCACCCAACGTAATGCACCTCCCTCTTTTTTCcgtttttcctttcctttgctTTCCTACATTTTCTCACCAGCCAAAcacattttgtttattttattttgtttcctttcCTCTCTTAATTTGTGGACGGAAGGCTCCCAATTGCTGCCCGACTTGTGGAACCCCCAAAGCGACCACTCCAGTGGCAACAGCGACACCAACCCCAAGCAGTAGTGTGGTGATTGGAGGTGGTGATTGTTCAACCACAACATCTCCAAGTCGATTCCCCGCCTtcaacaccaccaccaacacCAGCAGTATGAGCATCTACTCGCCATTGTACAGGTATGAAGGCGGGCACCCGCAACCGCAACTGCAGGAAGCCAGGGCCTCTAACAATACCACTCCGGTTGCTTCGCCTCCGCATCACCGCCCTTAGAACATACTTAATCTTCCTTAATTCATATGGATTATAGCTTTGTTCATCCCATACTTTGGGTTCGGATGTGAAATAGTTGGCAGCTATGCAGAGTATATGCTGTGCTGTGATGAAAACCCATTTTCTGCAATCTAATTTTCTTCTATCATATGAATTTACACTATCCCTTACTTGTTCCTTTGTTTGATTTGGTTGGTAtgtgaaaaaaacaaaactaaagtttaaggTTGAAACCCTAAAAaggtcaagaaaaaaaaaagcggtAAACAGCCTGGGAAAAAGAAAACTTGCGACGCAAGAAATTGGTCAAGCATTCCTGAAGCAAGAACAACCTTTCATGTGATTGTACAGATACAGTTGCATAAGCTTGATCCAATCACAAAAGTAAAGCACTACCACTGCTTGAACCTCACATCGTTAATGGGCAatgtcaaaaacaaagtttaccTAATCTTTCTCAGTAACTCTTACATGTGCGGGGAAATTAGCTTGCATTTGAAACTCTGTAATTCAAGTAAAACCTGGGATTTCTCCTGGCATTGGAGCTAACTCGTTGTTACCGAACCTCTCCTCATCATAGAACGAGGCACGCACCACTCTGCCTCCAAAGTACCGGCCGTCAAGGTCAACCAATGCTTTAGTCGTTTCCTCAGACCTCTCAAACTGAATGAAGATTCTCACCGCCTCATCCACCGGGAAATTTGGTTCTGTTATCTCAAATATAAGCACCCGCGTCACTGTCCCATATTTTGCACACTCTGATGCTACTTCATCTTCCAATTCATCATCCACCTCTCCAGGGCCCACCTTCAACAACAAAGTACATCAGCTTAAATTAGAATTAACTATCCATAAGAACAAGAAGTCAAATAATAAATCGGTTGTGAAATAAGTTCAAAAACAGACTTTTTCGACATGTTAAATAGGCACTGACTCACTGTGTAGTGATTTTCACATAATAAAACCTAGGTAAAGTCCTAATTCATTAGCTTCCCAAAGAACCCTGCAGCTTTATAGAAAGAACGAGATTGGGGTTTAATATTGAACGCAACTTAATCGGTTGCTCACCAATTTGACTATATATGGTTCATAAATTTAAATCAGTTTTTGTACTTGCACCCAAACTCAACTTCACCTTACACACTTAAAGAGAACTTGAGCCCAAGTTCATTCATTTCCCAGTAAGCTGTTTCTCCGTATAATGTTGTTGCAATTTCACGTAATGACATAAAACATGTTCAGTGCTGATAGGGATTTCATGGCTAGATCCAACGTCCATTGCTTAAGACACACACATTTATGTGGTTCGtaaatcagatttttttttttttggttttgggagagaaggggggggaggggggggtgTTTGGTAACTGGATGCTAGATTATAAGGGATAGTTGAGTGCTTATGTTATGTTGGAAGGTCAGGGAGTTTTATTCAAGGCGTGAAAAgttacatttatttattttttttcgtgGGTAAAATTATAGCtaacaatttcattcaaaagtGGCCGTAGTCAGTAACAAAGTGAGTGCAAACAGAAGCACCCTTTTCTTGACAGTTCCTAACAAACATAACATAATTCTTTTGCTTCAGTCCAATGATCAGCCCTATCAAGATAGGTCAGTGGACTTAATCCTCGAAAACAAATGTGCTTTAAAATGAAGCAGAAGTTAAAGTCATGGAACTATAGTATTGTTCTGCTCAACAATCTAAAGATGTAAAGACTAGACTGATTTCAGCAGTGGAGGTTGAAGTTAAGGTCCAGCTGAGGAAAGGAATGGCATTAAAGACAGAATAGTTCAAGTAACAGTTGAGGAAAAACTATACCATATATGGTGAATTCATTAATGATATATACACGAAAATTGTAAGAGACCAGAAAGTTGAGCACCACAATGAGTTAGAAACTCTAAGACAATCTTCAAGCATGCCAGGTCATATGAGAAGACCTAAAAGAACTCATGACTATCTCTAAAGAGAAAAGATTAACCGGGTTACGGCATTACTTTTAAGTACCTTGCTATGACTGTAGAGACAGTTAAAGTTAAACCATCAACCCCTTGAACAATGATACAAAAAATACAGTGGCATGATATACAGGAAAAGAGAATTAACCTTCTGAAGAGTTATAAACTTAACACCAGTAGTATATGAAGTTAACAACACATTGTATATGAAAGGGAAGAAGCTATTAGATACAAGAACATTTCCATACAGACCCTTTGAACAGAATCCCGCTTCATTAGCCTGAAAGTATTTTCAGAAAAGTCCCTTTGAACCTCTATTTCTTCCATATCCATTTTTGTGGCATACTAATATAAGCACGAAACTATGTCTTGGAAAATATGGATAGCTAATTACCAGATTGAGAAACTATTTAATCAGTTTTGGGATGTATCTACTGCTCAAACATAGCCAGTTTTATCCATTTGATAAGTTTCAAGGGATTGAGGTCGCCCGCAAATTTCAAATGATTGTAAATCACATTTGTAGTATCATCGTCCAGAggaaccaaaaataattttacAATAGTATCCATACACCAAACCATATTGCATTTGCATGCATAAAGCATCATAAGCATGAGAAGGTCAAGTGTACACATACCATGTTTCTAAGCAGCAAAACCCTCGTGGGTGGCCCGTTAAGGCTGACACTCTTCGCCTTCTTCTCCGGCTTTGTTTCACTAGCATTCACAATCACCCCGGCTCGCCTATCCGTTTTCTTGGCCATCAAGGGAGTAGTAATCCCCTGCTCCTGCTTACCAAGCCCTTGACCCTGCTTCCACCCCATCTTCGCCATCATTCTTTGTGCTGCGGTCATTTGGCCGCCAGCCCCGAGCCCCAACCCACCACTATCAGACTTCCCAATGATAAAACCATCTGCATTACTGGGCGGGGACGGGGACCTCGGAACTACCGGCGTTGCTGCCCCGCTCATCGCCGCACGCCTCCTCCAGGCTTCCTCACCTGAAATGTTCCTTGATTCTCCCAAatccctctccttctctctttctctctcctccctctctttcctctccctttcctcctcctcctgccGCCTCCTATCTAGTTCCCGCCTCATCTCGGCCTCCATTGCCTTCTTCTTCCGCTCCCTCCTGTACTCCTCATAGTCATTCGGCCTCGCCGGATCATACTCCTCCAGCACCGTCGACGTCACCCCAACCAGCTCAGGTCGCTCCACCTCATCGTATATCACCGCCGGCGACAGTGCAACCGCCGGTGACGCTGTAATTTTCGGTTGCACCGCATTCGACGATTTAGGCTTGCTCTGTGGCTTCAGAATCGTCTGCGGCGGGGCAAAAATCGACGACGGCTTCCGGAGCGTCTGCGGCGCCATTTTGGTGCTGCTCGACCACACCGTGCTGTTGCTGGGCTTCTCTTCCTCCGCGGAAGAGGGCGGAGGAAGGTCTCCATACAAACCACCTAGCATTTTGACGACTACCCACTTTCTATCTCTGCAGTTACAGATCTCTGAAAACCCTAGAGGGAATTGAAGCTTACGGATTGATGTGAATTTAGGCGGGTTCTGATGGGGATTCGGTGGACAATAAGAAAAGGTTCTCGGGGAAATCggtgaaattagggttttggggtttGGATTTGTAGCGAGATTTATAGATTGATTTGGACTCTAAAGATAAGGAAGGAAACGAAGCGTACCAACAATGGCGGCTGCTGCCTGTTCAGCTAGATAACTCTGCCGTGCTTATCCGGCTGCAGCAACCGTGGGAAGGTATTGGTTACAAAACTCTTGGCGAAATTGCAGTAAGCAGTCCCTGTAGTTCTCTCGAACTATCATTTCTCTCCTtatagtgtttttgttttttttttttttcctattataGTTTCGTGAAtgcaattatttttcttttagtacGTTTTAGCCCAATAGAGACGGTCCAATAAcaaaaagaggaagaggatCCGGTCCGGATCTCTTTCATCAAAGACCCAAGATCAAATGATACgggtcgttgaaatttgattcaacagttacaaacagaaaattataataattgtaattgttagatcaaattttaatggctCAAATCACTTGATTCTTGGCCTTTGATGAGAAAGACCCGGCCCGGATCCTTTTCCTCAAAAAGATCCCGGACTAAAATTTACATGCCAAGGTCCATTACAGATGATCCAATATCTAGATTTATATCATATCTAATTTGTTGGCAAGAGCCGAAGGCTAAAGGCAAAATCTACTCCTCAAAACGATGATatagagctcgtttggatgtgttttaaaaatgactgaaagtgcttttagagaaaatgtttatgggttccaaaagtactttaagTACTTTCTACATGAAGCaacagttatgtgcttcttccaatATAAGCATTTTATGTGCTTTTCTAGAACTTACTAAACaattttactaaggattgttttttaaaatattttcaccaaaagcgtttTCGGTCATTTTagaagcacatccaaacgagctaatagcctattaaattttttttgttgttagaattttaattgttaaGTAGATCCCACGCTGCCTAAGGCTTGGGCTGGGACTAGCTTGGCCTCGTAAAGTGCTTAGATCAATTTGATCACACAAATTTTGTTGGATTACAAATTGTTTGTTCTATTTTGAGGCAATATTATCAATTTGTCTAGGCCATAAGGCTCGCATTAGATATGCTCATCAATATTAAATTTTCATAATGAAGTTCCCCTCCTCGAGTTTCATGTTCAAGTTCTCCTTGGAAATGATGTTCCGTAGATGTCTCGTCTTACCTTTCCTTCTACCTTACACACCTTTGGTGCCTTGCCTTTATTTCACAACCTTTTGCTTTCGCACCCATACGTCATTCAACAGAGTAAAATCTTTTTAAGAAATTTAACGTTGGAGAGTGtataagaaaaaattatttcgccttaggccatctccaaccgaagggttcaGATGGtcaaaaatagcccgaaaaccgtctccaactgagagTCAGCCCAGTGAGCTCGTGGGCCCCACggaatctgaaagggccaaagggctagtCACAtgcagccagccccgggctggctagGATTTTTGTTATTTCTATCGGATTTCCTATTGATTATAACCGACGGGAATAAAAGAAATAgtatcggttataaccgacacaaaTAGAAGGGAAAATtctgaatccaacggctagttacagttggattcaaatttttattttttttatttttgggccaatttttttctaatgaattaaaaaaattcccttttttttcttcctataaaTGCCTAAGCCATTCCTACACTatttctcacataattttcattctttttaattttacgttgttgtagtttttaaatttaaataataaattatgtttggctctCGGTTGAatacggttttttgtgacatggctaaaacgagctttatggccctttggccctcgattggagatggaggcaaatatgaatatatattatttattaaaatattaatatcttgaaggACAAACGAGTCATCTAATCAATCTTcagttagagatggccttataCCAACGCACAACACTTTCGTCATGGAGATGTACAATTTCATGCTAAAAGTTAAACTATAAATAACATTTggtaaagaaacaaaaagttgaAATAATACAAGTGATGCATTCAATGCTGGAGAACTCAATCATAAAATGTCTGACACTTTTGAGTAATATCTCGATTTTCtattagtttaataatattttttcttCTACTGTTGACAAAAAACACAACTTTGATTCCCTGTCACTATtgattatttgtttatttatttattaatagtaTTATTattgttgatgtacaaaattgaGTTAATTTTGAGTCAACATAGAGTATGGTGAATTGACACTCGTGAGGAAGTTTtggctaaggccatctccaatcgaagaGTTCAGTGGGTCAGAGgcccgaaaatagccctaaaatcATTTCTAACTGCAGGCTAGGCCAGGGGGCtagggaatctgggagggccccacgaaatttcaaagggccaaaggACCTAATGGCTAACTGCTTTATGCCAActagccagccccgggctggttattttttttttaatgttttgttattcctgtcggttataaccgacaggatttattaagaaaaaattcaaatgaaacggctactagccgttgcatttgatttgatttttttttttacattattattattctttttatttacaaaaattttcatataacttctattttttcctataacttctatttcacaaaatttatttcattttttttttaaattccatttttttcctataacttctatttcataaaatttgtttcatatatttttttttaaattccatttttttcctataacttctatttcacaaaatttgtttcatattttttttaaattctatttttttttcctataacttcctaagccattatacaacattaaattaaattaagtaacatgaaacaacattaaacaatatgaaacaacattaaataacattaaccaacataaaaattatacaacatgaaacttaaacaacatttttaaaaacatttaagttgtagtttttaaataataaattatgtttggccctcggttggagacggttttttatgACATGGCTAAAACgaaccctctggccctctggccctcagttggagactgaTGCAAATATGGCacagtactgttcattaaaaattaatatattggagaatcttggagggccagagggctaaaacgagtctTCTGGCCAGccatcagttggagatggcctaagggtACACGGACGAAGCAACCTACAAGGAAGGTAGAGTAAGTACTGAAAGGCACAAGCGGCCAAAGAGTCTCCAATGCTTAAGTTAGCAAAGTATTGTTTAAGGTGTTACACAGGCAAGTTTACTAGTAATATAAGTGTTGAACAATAATTAACGATTACCTGTAGAATGGAGTAAATGTTACCGTTTTATAGAGACAAAGTTGGAGGCAGTATTTTGACTTAGCGAGCATGGGATTGAATGTAGGTAATTTGGTGTTGTGACTTGTTACATTATGTTTACTCTTGAAGTTGGAGGGAAATATTATATAGATTGTGGGGATAGCCAATGAATGATTGCCAAGTGTCGTGGCCTCCACTTACTATGGGGTTAGTTTGTGTGCATCAGCATGGGTGCCTCAACGAATATCCTTTAGCAAGTTCATAATGCTCAACAGTTAATCGATATCTGATAGTTTCGAAGTAGATGTAATATGATAAAAGAAACTATTACATTCTAAGTTCAACTCTTATGATATTACTCAAATAATAGATAAAAACAAAGAGGtattaaaaatgaaaaccaGCAAAACAAGAGATAGAAGGCACTAAACACGCACAAATTTGTCAATAATGCTCCCAAAAGCAAGTGGACAACAAAACTCCAAACTTCCAACTTTAAAGGAGAGCAACAAAACCTAcccaaataaaatataaaatacaaTGACATAATTTTCCATGCTCAAATTTTAGAATAATCAATGAGGCCATCACAAAGTTCGACTAGCTAtccaattatataatattttttctttgctattattttatcaaaatattgtgtgtgttaaatgttttttttaatattatgagATAgccatccaatttttttttgacaacCAATAACAATACTGGGTTGAATTATTAGAATGCGTTTAACTCATATGCTTTTAaaagattcacttgcattttattAAAGATTAgttgtaaaaatattttcactaaaaacgaATGTAGCTATTTTAAAAACACCTTTACTAAAAACGATTTTAGCTAtcttaaaatgactgaaagtttTTTGGTAAAATAGAAGTGAATCATAGAAAAACATTTAAATAATTCTTATAAGAAGTGTTTTTTGCAAGAAGCACAATATGTGTTTTTAgaatttcaaattatttttactAAAAGCACTTTCGGTTATTTTACTTCCAAACGAGCTTTTAGTTATTAGGAGAGAAAATCGATAAAAATCGAACTCATATCAAAATGTATAAAGATAAGGTAAACCGCCAAAGGACAAATGGTGATCTAAtcgattgaaaagaaaaaaaggcatAGGTTATAAAAcacgaaaaaggaaaataacatTTGAGAGCCGTATAATAATTCAACCCTCCATCCCGTAATTCCATTTCATCTCCAAcaacacacactctctctccctctcacctCCGCCCACGATTGCAGGCTTCGTCGGGTTCTTCCATCTCTGCGCGGCCCTCGATTTAGATCCAAATCGATTCGGCGGATtccaatttctagggtttttgcATCGTATGCCCGGATCACTTTCGGCGTTCTGGGCGGTTCGGCGATTGGTGAATCCTCGGTTTGGGGATTTTGTTAGGGCGCGCTAGGGTTCGTTTCCCGGAGTTTCGCAGATCCAACTCCAGTTTTCCGCGCGGAGGCCATTTTCGCTCCTTAATTCAACCATGTTTTGGCGTATGGCGGGGTTGTCCACGGCGTCTGCGGTGAGTTCTCCGCCGTCGTTTTTGTTCTATGTTTTCTTGTTTTGGCATTAGGTGTGCGGGGCAAAGTGTTGGTTTATTTGTAATATATTCGGATTGAATCTCGGTGAAGTTTTGGGTATTTTTTGTGTTGCTCTGTTTGCTTGGTGAGAAAATGTGGGATcagaaattgaattttggaatatTTGGATCTTAAGAAGTGTTGTTATGTTGTGTGGAAACTGATGGGGGATTGGCAATTGAGACTCTGTTTGAAATTGGGTATGTTGTCTTTGGTTTCGGATCTGGAATTGGGAACAATGGTGTAGTGGGAACTATGAACTATCTAATATGTCACTCTGTGGCGGTCGGAAAACACCATTGGAAAGATTATTGCTTTTTTAATCTTACGGTTGGAAACTAGTGGCTAGTGGCAGTGTCTTTAGAACATAGTGTATTTTAGTTAGTGTATTTTAGTCTAAGGTCGGGTTTGGTATTGatttgctttgaaaaaaagctgcttgagaataagcggctgtgaaataaatcatcAGAATGTTtgttaaacttttttgtaaaagtgcttttggataaaaaagcagtctgatagtgggtcttttcattaaaggagcaatgcagctctgtgtgctttgaaaaaatgccagttttccaaagctgcaaatagcagtttcagctttttcctttgatttcagcttattctcacagcagtttccaaaataagccattttttttttcagtttactaaacacctaaaaccctcacagttttttttcataggtgctttttttttaagcacctcactcaaACCACCCCTAATATAAGTGGATTTTTTATGAAGTCAGACTGTGGCAATACATTGCATGCCAGTTAGCAATTCGTCAGGGGGTGGTTGAGGGTTGTGCAAGGTTTGGTGACCTCTTGAAAATTTTCGATGCTCCAAGATTTAACCATTTTTGGGTGATTGCTCTTAAAGTTTGGTTTTCAAATTAGGATATTATATTATGCAGGCATAAAAATAGGTTGTATTCATATATTCCATGCCGTGCTTCCCTTGAAGCATTCAGTTGTATCTGCGCTGGTTTACATCGTTTCTCATGCCCTCCCTGGAGGGCCGGTGATGGTCTCCAGCTGTCACCTGTGCTTGTTGGTTTGCTTTGAACTTGTTTTAGGAGGTCCATAGTACTGGTTTTCACTAATATGGAaagctagtttttttttttgtttgttttttagcCTAATTTATGTGTTTTGCATCTCTTATTTTATTCTGTGGTTCAGGTGGAGACAATTTTGGACAAGGATCATTTCACGTTGGAAG carries:
- the LOC103446176 gene encoding BES1/BZR1 homolog protein 2-like, whose product is MAGTSGIGSGRSESEKEKTKMRERQRRAITTKIFHGLRKHGGYRLSPRGDINEVLRHLATEAGWLVEPDGTTYRPPNAPNCCPTCGTPKATTPVATATPTPSSSVVIGGGDCSTTTSPSRFPAFNTTTNTSSMSIYSPLYRYEGGHPQPQLQEARASNNTTPVASPPHHRP
- the LOC103446123 gene encoding DNA-damage-repair/toleration protein 111-like, with translation MLGGLYGDLPPPSSAEEEKPSNSTVWSSSTKMAPQTLRKPSSIFAPPQTILKPQSKPKSSNAVQPKITASPAVALSPAVIYDEVERPELVGVTSTVLEEYDPARPNDYEEYRRERKKKAMEAEMRRELDRRRQEEEERERKEREEREREKERDLGESRNISGEEAWRRRAAMSGAATPVVPRSPSPPSNADGFIIGKSDSGGLGLGAGGQMTAAQRMMAKMGWKQGQGLGKQEQGITTPLMAKKTDRRAGVIVNASETKPEKKAKSVSLNGPPTRVLLLRNMVGPGEVDDELEDEVASECAKYGTVTRVLIFEITEPNFPVDEAVRIFIQFERSEETTKALVDLDGRYFGGRVVRASFYDEERFGNNELAPMPGEIPGFT